The window ATCATCGAGCCGACCGACAGATCGATGCCGCCGGTGATGATCACGAAGGTGACGCCGAGGGTGGCAATGGCGATGAAGGAGAAATTCTTCGCCACGTTCTGCATGTTGCCTTCGGTGAAGAAGTACGGGCTGGCGAAATGCATGACCACCAGCAGCACGGCGAGTGCGAGCAGGACATAGCCGGTCTGCGAGGCGAAGATGCCGCGCTGCCACCATCGGATCTTGCCGATGTTCGAGAAGGTGATCGGGGATTCCATGGGCATGGCCATCACGCCGCCTCCTTCGCGCCGGTGATCAGGGCGGTGACTTCCTCGGGGGAGGTCTGGTGGATGGGCTTGTCGGCCCGCTTTTCGCCGCGGCGCATGACGATGACGCGATCGCAGACCGCGAACACGTCGGGCATGCGATGCGAGATCAGCATCACGGCAACGCCCTGCTCCTTCAGCCGGTGGATCAGGCCGAGCACCTGCTCGACCTGACGGACCGAGATCGCGGCCGTGGGCTCGTCCATCATGACCAGCTTGGCGTTGGAGAGCCGCGTCCGCGCGATCGCAACCGCTTGGCGCTGCCCGCCCGACATCTGCTTGACGAGATCGTCGGGGCGCGTCTCCGAGCGCAGCTCGCCGAACAGCTCCAGCGCACGCGCCGCCATCGCCTTGTGGTCGAGCAACGCGAACGGCCCGATCCTGCGCTTCAGCTCGCGGCCGAGAAAGACGTTGGCCGCTGCGGTGAGATTGCCGGCGAGCGCAAGGTCCTGATAGACCACCTCGATGCCGACGCCGCGGGCATCGACGGGCCGGTTGAAATGAACCGCGCTGCCGGCGAAGCGGATTTCGCCGTGGCTGGGGCGGAAATTACCGGCGATGATCTTGACCAGCGTCGACTTGCCCGCGCCGTTGTC of the Bradyrhizobium sp. WSM1417 genome contains:
- a CDS encoding ATP-binding cassette domain-containing protein — encoded protein: MTNAQATPVLELTGIGKEFGAIRALHDVDMHVLPGEVVGLMGDNGAGKSTLVKIIAGNFRPSHGEIRFAGSAVHFNRPVDARGVGIEVVYQDLALAGNLTAAANVFLGRELKRRIGPFALLDHKAMAARALELFGELRSETRPDDLVKQMSGGQRQAVAIARTRLSNAKLVMMDEPTAAISVRQVEQVLGLIHRLKEQGVAVMLISHRMPDVFAVCDRVIVMRRGEKRADKPIHQTSPEEVTALITGAKEAA